The following proteins are encoded in a genomic region of Candidatus Moraniibacteriota bacterium:
- a CDS encoding DUF2157 domain-containing protein, which translates to MKMEDQINRWLESGIITQEQAQQMFYDVSQDNKEERSNKFIVAVSTIGSVLLGIGAILFVASNWSVINDFFKILILVGSTLGTYYLGYLFKYDKQNLPKVGAALFFLGALLFGASIFLIAQMYNINANNHVLLLIWLIGVLPLVYAFNSESIAALSAMLLLTWIGFFIFRNGDPSTFMFHSLPVIYLTSGALLLSLGGLHYFKPDLQKVARVFRLAGLEVAMISLFLLTFEFFSKEYKEHIHAYSAGAGDMSTQLAIGVVLFSVLAIIGLVVNLFFNPSESETNELESYVSLGLVGFTLFFFFFPSESIIYTLIYNLIFGLLALFFIFIGYNKSDIKIVNVGIFWMSVFIFAKYFDFFWDLLDRSIFFIIGGLILVLGGIALEKKRKQLKESFVQINQESL; encoded by the coding sequence ATGAAAATGGAAGACCAAATCAACAGGTGGCTTGAATCTGGAATCATAACACAGGAGCAAGCCCAGCAGATGTTCTATGATGTAAGTCAGGACAATAAAGAGGAGCGCTCCAATAAATTTATCGTTGCTGTTTCCACAATCGGATCAGTGTTGCTTGGCATCGGGGCAATTCTTTTTGTTGCTTCAAATTGGAGTGTCATCAATGATTTTTTTAAAATTTTAATTTTAGTGGGCAGTACCTTGGGGACATATTACTTGGGATATTTGTTTAAATATGATAAACAAAATTTGCCAAAAGTTGGAGCAGCCTTATTTTTTCTCGGGGCACTTCTTTTTGGAGCAAGCATATTTTTGATTGCACAGATGTATAATATTAATGCAAACAACCATGTTTTACTTTTGATATGGCTAATAGGCGTGCTTCCGCTAGTGTATGCTTTTAACTCGGAATCAATTGCCGCACTATCAGCAATGCTCCTCCTGACTTGGATCGGATTTTTTATTTTTAGAAATGGCGATCCAAGCACATTCATGTTTCATTCACTGCCTGTCATTTATTTAACATCAGGCGCATTGCTCCTCAGTCTTGGGGGATTGCACTATTTCAAGCCAGACTTGCAGAAAGTGGCAAGAGTCTTTAGGTTGGCAGGTCTCGAGGTGGCCATGATTTCGCTTTTTCTTCTAACTTTTGAATTTTTTTCCAAAGAATATAAAGAACATATTCATGCATATTCAGCGGGAGCCGGAGATATGTCCACTCAATTGGCTATAGGCGTTGTCCTATTTTCAGTGTTGGCAATCATAGGCCTTGTGGTGAATTTATTTTTTAATCCTTCTGAATCAGAAACCAACGAGCTTGAAAGCTATGTGTCACTAGGGCTGGTCGGGTTTACATTGTTTTTCTTTTTCTTTCCATCCGAGTCAATCATATATACCTTGATATATAATTTAATTTTTGGCTTACTGGCATTGTTCTTCATTTTCATCGGTTACAATAAATCAGATATTAAAATTGTTAATGTCGGAATTTTTTGGATGTCTGTTTTTATCTTCGCGAAATATTTTGATTTTTTCTGGGATTTATTGGACAGATCGATATTCTTTATAATCGGAGGACTAATTTTAGTGTTGGGCGGAATAGCGCTTGAAAAAAAGAGGAAACAGCTCAAAGAAAGTTTTGTCCAAATTAACCAGGAAAGCTTATGA
- a CDS encoding GDYXXLXY domain-containing protein, giving the protein MNKKNIFLIIGVFWIVLIAGFIGIKEFTLRTGTEVLLKTLPVDPRDLFRGDYVVLRYEVSTINENTFLPNASAFKVGDSVYVLLDIGSDKIAKAKSISKQIPEDSYFMKGTVKNVFGNKLNIEYGIESYFVPEGKGREIEKNIGNIYAKIAIDKFGNAVIKSLVLDGKEIDLN; this is encoded by the coding sequence ATGAATAAAAAAAACATTTTTTTGATAATCGGTGTTTTCTGGATAGTGCTGATTGCCGGATTCATAGGCATTAAGGAGTTTACCTTAAGAACAGGAACTGAAGTGTTGCTGAAAACGCTGCCTGTTGACCCAAGAGATTTATTCAGGGGTGATTATGTCGTTTTACGATATGAAGTCAGCACAATAAATGAAAATACGTTTTTGCCTAATGCTTCAGCTTTTAAAGTTGGTGACAGTGTCTATGTGCTGCTGGATATTGGTAGCGATAAGATTGCAAAAGCTAAGAGCATAAGCAAACAAATCCCAGAAGACAGCTATTTTATGAAAGGTACGGTCAAGAACGTTTTTGGAAACAAACTGAACATAGAATATGGTATTGAAAGCTATTTCGTGCCAGAGGGTAAGGGCAGAGAAATAGAAAAGAATATAGGCAATATTTACGCTAAAATAGCAATTGATAAATTTGGAAACGCTGTAATAAAATCGTTGGTTTTAGACGGAAAAGAAATAGACTTAAATTAG
- a CDS encoding GNAT family N-acetyltransferase — protein MKIRKANKKDIEKLVEMNARLFDYHAKLDKYYRLGKETKKDYKKHLKNVISTRKYRILIAEENEKPVGFLAGRIDKPRSYAKPKKIGMISSAFILPKYRRMGIGKLMFEDFLKWCQDKKIKNIELSVDYRNQIGGSAWKKFGFKDFMKRMRLDL, from the coding sequence ATGAAGATAAGAAAAGCTAATAAAAAGGATATCGAAAAGCTGGTGGAAATGAATGCACGCTTGTTTGATTATCATGCCAAACTTGATAAATATTACCGCTTGGGCAAAGAAACTAAAAAAGACTACAAAAAACATCTAAAAAATGTCATCTCAACAAGAAAATACCGGATACTTATTGCTGAAGAAAATGAAAAGCCAGTCGGTTTTCTGGCAGGCCGGATCGACAAGCCTCGCTCTTACGCTAAACCGAAAAAGATAGGAATGATAAGTTCGGCTTTTATTCTTCCGAAATATCGCCGGATGGGGATTGGCAAATTGATGTTTGAGGATTTTTTAAAGTGGTGTCAGGATAAAAAAATTAAAAACATCGAGCTTTCGGTAGACTATCGAAATCAAATTGGCGGAAGCGCGTGGAAAAAGTTTGGTTTTAAGGATTTTATGAAAAGAATGAGACTGGATTTATAG
- a CDS encoding HAD family hydrolase, translated as MLVIFDCDGVLRSVSWGALYEAYLEICKFINKNPSDFFQDFEDFRKWLNSDWQENLERMGICRGSDTSEINKLFHRVYDSQIHLFPWVGNVLGTLSAKHQLAVLSGSSANSVSKSLNGNAHFFKMIIGHEHVKNVKPHPEGVHLITEAFQADPSKTIIIGDSDADILAGKNAGIRTAGVTWGITPPEKMKSCDPDFLFEHHKELLLI; from the coding sequence ATGCTTGTAATTTTTGATTGTGACGGAGTATTGCGGTCAGTGTCATGGGGAGCTCTTTATGAGGCTTATCTGGAAATTTGTAAATTTATCAACAAAAATCCGAGTGATTTTTTTCAGGACTTTGAGGATTTCAGGAAATGGCTCAATTCTGACTGGCAGGAAAACCTGGAGCGCATGGGCATTTGTCGGGGAAGTGATACTTCGGAAATAAACAAACTTTTTCACAGAGTCTATGATTCTCAAATACACCTGTTTCCCTGGGTGGGAAATGTGCTGGGAACTCTTTCTGCCAAACATCAGTTGGCCGTTCTTTCCGGCAGTTCTGCAAACAGTGTGTCTAAATCTCTAAACGGCAATGCCCATTTTTTTAAGATGATCATAGGTCATGAACACGTAAAGAATGTCAAACCGCACCCCGAAGGAGTTCATCTGATCACAGAAGCTTTTCAGGCTGATCCTTCCAAAACGATTATTATAGGTGATTCAGATGCGGACATCTTGGCTGGCAAAAATGCCGGTATCAGGACTGCTGGAGTAACCTGGGGCATAACTCCTCCTGAAAAAATGAAATCTTGTGATCCGGATTTTCTATTCGAGCACCACAAGGAATTGCTGTTAATTTAA
- a CDS encoding GNAT family N-acetyltransferase, giving the protein MDFEKLKESKRPIENLLNVEVETERLKLKPVSLEYKDMIFSAFTDEVTKFMFPSTPKQIEDTEKFIKDSIDEMEKGINFLISIFNKETNEFLGGGGIHDLNTKTPGLGIWIKKSAHGNKYGREAITGLKEWADKNLDYEYLLYPVVKENIASRKIPESLGGKVVREFIKKKQNGEDMELVEYRIYK; this is encoded by the coding sequence ATGGATTTTGAAAAATTAAAAGAAAGTAAGCGACCAATAGAAAACCTACTTAATGTTGAAGTTGAAACCGAACGGCTTAAATTAAAACCAGTGTCTTTGGAATATAAAGATATGATTTTTTCAGCATTTACTGATGAAGTAACAAAATTCATGTTTCCTTCAACGCCGAAGCAAATAGAAGATACTGAAAAATTTATCAAAGATTCAATAGATGAAATGGAAAAGGGTATAAATTTCTTAATAAGCATTTTCAATAAAGAGACAAATGAATTTTTAGGCGGGGGAGGAATTCATGATTTGAATACAAAAACTCCTGGATTGGGGATTTGGATAAAAAAATCAGCTCATGGAAACAAATATGGAAGAGAGGCGATTACGGGACTTAAGGAGTGGGCTGATAAAAATTTAGACTACGAATATCTGTTGTATCCTGTTGTGAAAGAAAACATTGCCAGCAGAAAAATCCCAGAATCACTGGGCGGAAAAGTAGTAAGAGAATTTATAAAGAAAAAACAAAATGGAGAAGATATGGAATTGGTAGAATATAGAATTTATAAGTAA
- a CDS encoding Eco47II family restriction endonuclease — translation MAKKQLLPFIKNEDLYKHVKMVLNVAKNATNNAEKKIYSNVIDPFSALFDASNQNISLSEWIKQEKSRQTQKTLQNAIGEFHQNILGSMSGWENLKTGSVSDLSNKNKKIIAEVKNKYNTTKGNHKTAIYDDFKKLLKKDYKGYEAYYVEIIPKGRNVYNKPFTPPDNRTGKRRPKNIKIKIIDGKTFYDLASGYPESLKQLYLALPTAISNVLGKKVNKVKSNEFVALFKKAY, via the coding sequence ATGGCCAAGAAGCAACTGTTACCATTTATAAAAAACGAAGACTTATATAAACATGTAAAAATGGTTTTAAATGTTGCAAAAAACGCAACAAATAATGCTGAAAAAAAAATTTATAGTAATGTCATAGATCCATTCTCTGCATTATTTGATGCATCAAATCAAAACATATCATTATCTGAATGGATAAAACAAGAAAAATCGAGACAAACACAGAAAACACTCCAAAATGCTATAGGTGAATTTCATCAAAATATATTGGGGTCAATGTCTGGATGGGAAAATTTAAAAACTGGTTCAGTTTCAGATCTTTCTAATAAAAATAAAAAAATAATTGCCGAAGTAAAAAATAAATATAATACAACGAAAGGTAATCACAAGACGGCAATTTATGATGACTTCAAAAAATTACTTAAAAAAGATTACAAAGGATACGAAGCGTATTACGTAGAGATTATACCTAAAGGACGAAATGTTTATAATAAGCCTTTTACACCTCCAGATAATCGAACGGGGAAAAGAAGACCAAAAAATATAAAAATCAAAATAATTGATGGTAAAACTTTCTATGATTTAGCTAGCGGCTATCCTGAATCTCTAAAGCAATTATATTTAGCTCTTCCAACTGCAATTAGTAATGTATTGGGAAAAAAGGTAAATAAAGTAAAATCTAATGAATTCGTAGCTCTTTTCAAAAAAGCTTACTAA
- the dcm gene encoding DNA (cytosine-5-)-methyltransferase, with the protein MDQTMTISDAAIQLGVSADTIRRWDKKGLIKADRSDLNYRLFNIEEIKRIYNKVSGTFTANNYKILKDNKKTKYTTIELFAGTGGTAIGFENAGLNHVLLNEWDKDAVETLKINKPKWNVIGGDIANVDFKGIKADIVQGGFPCQTFSYAGKKMGFEDTRGTMFFEFARCVKEVKPKIAVGENVRGLLRHDNGKTLSTMVKIMKDLGYKVQYRVVRSQYLDVPQKRERLIIIAIRNDLKIPFIFPKEKDYTISIKEALKNCPKSAGQEYPEKKKKILSLIPPGGYWRDLPVKLQKEYMGASFYMGGGKTGMARRLSWDEPSLTLTCSPAQKQTERCHPKETRPLTVREYARIQTFPDSWKFQGSTSSQYKQIGNAVPCNLGYHIGKCLIAMLENKPDLKTMEIVYPSSQKSLF; encoded by the coding sequence ATGGATCAAACAATGACAATTTCTGATGCAGCTATTCAATTGGGTGTTTCAGCAGACACAATAAGACGATGGGACAAAAAAGGTCTCATTAAGGCTGATCGTTCAGACTTAAATTATCGCCTATTTAATATCGAAGAAATAAAGCGCATTTACAATAAGGTTTCAGGGACTTTTACTGCGAATAATTATAAAATACTTAAAGATAATAAAAAAACTAAATATACAACGATAGAACTTTTTGCAGGAACTGGTGGTACTGCTATTGGTTTTGAAAATGCAGGATTAAATCATGTATTGCTTAATGAATGGGATAAAGATGCAGTCGAAACTCTTAAAATCAATAAACCAAAATGGAATGTAATTGGTGGTGATATTGCGAACGTAGATTTTAAAGGAATTAAAGCGGACATAGTTCAGGGAGGGTTCCCTTGTCAAACATTTAGTTATGCTGGGAAAAAAATGGGTTTTGAAGACACAAGAGGAACGATGTTTTTTGAGTTTGCGCGATGCGTGAAAGAAGTTAAACCAAAAATTGCAGTTGGTGAAAATGTAAGAGGATTGCTCAGGCATGATAATGGTAAGACACTTAGTACGATGGTAAAAATAATGAAGGATCTTGGATATAAAGTGCAATACAGAGTTGTTCGATCACAATATTTAGATGTTCCTCAAAAAAGAGAGCGACTTATTATTATTGCCATTAGAAATGATTTGAAAATTCCGTTTATTTTTCCAAAAGAAAAAGATTACACAATTTCAATAAAAGAAGCCTTAAAAAATTGTCCGAAATCAGCAGGGCAAGAATATCCAGAAAAAAAGAAAAAAATACTGTCTCTTATTCCGCCCGGAGGATATTGGAGAGATTTACCCGTAAAATTACAGAAGGAATATATGGGAGCAAGTTTTTATATGGGAGGTGGAAAAACTGGTATGGCGAGAAGATTATCATGGGATGAACCAAGTCTAACACTTACTTGTAGCCCAGCACAAAAACAAACAGAAAGATGCCATCCTAAAGAAACACGTCCATTGACTGTTAGAGAATATGCGCGCATACAAACTTTTCCAGATAGCTGGAAATTTCAAGGATCAACTTCCTCACAATATAAACAAATAGGAAATGCGGTTCCATGCAATCTCGGTTATCATATAGGAAAATGTTTAATTGCGATGCTTGAAAATAAACCAGATTTAAAAACAATGGAAATTGTTTATCCAAGTAGTCAGAAGAGTTTATTTTAA
- a CDS encoding ImmA/IrrE family metallo-endopeptidase, which yields MFVTAHIFQFPFFCLKIYSMNNYEIINIKAEHIALDIYKITKEIPSSIISLVKWVEEAFDVKIGSISYTANLSNGHSGLVYFDPATQTYKIWLNAKEPEFRQRFTLCHEIAHIIRNKDLKYGLSDGDIYSKWGEERFCNRFAAAYLMPAELFIQKWRTVKEPIFLKKARLSSLFKVSGEAVYIRAQELKLV from the coding sequence ATGTTTGTGACAGCACATATTTTTCAATTTCCTTTTTTTTGTTTAAAAATATATTCCATGAACAATTATGAGATAATTAATATCAAGGCAGAACATATCGCTTTAGATATTTATAAAATTACAAAAGAAATTCCATCATCTATAATCTCACTGGTTAAATGGGTAGAGGAAGCTTTTGATGTAAAAATAGGTAGCATATCTTATACTGCAAATCTTAGTAATGGTCATTCCGGACTTGTTTATTTTGATCCAGCAACACAAACTTATAAGATTTGGTTAAATGCAAAAGAACCAGAATTTAGGCAAAGATTTACTTTATGTCATGAAATTGCTCATATTATAAGAAATAAAGATTTAAAGTATGGATTATCTGATGGGGATATATATTCCAAATGGGGAGAAGAAAGATTTTGTAATCGATTTGCAGCTGCATATTTAATGCCAGCGGAATTATTTATTCAGAAATGGAGGACAGTAAAGGAACCTATTTTTTTAAAGAAAGCAAGGCTGTCTAGTTTGTTTAAAGTATCTGGCGAGGCAGTATATATTAGGGCACAAGAATTAAAATTGGTTTAA
- a CDS encoding multidrug transporter — MEKRYRSAKTGLYVSEEYAKKHKDTTVAETDKKPKKKK; from the coding sequence ATGGAAAAAAGATATAGAAGTGCTAAAACAGGGCTCTATGTTTCTGAGGAATATGCGAAAAAACATAAAGACACAACAGTTGCAGAAACGGATAAAAAGCCAAAAAAGAAAAAATAA
- the arsM gene encoding arsenite methyltransferase, producing MQNDEVKKIVKESYTKIAKGSGYSCCGAKKEQERIAEEIGYAKEDIAKFSEANLGLGCGNPVAMAEMKEGDVVLDLGSGAGFDCFLAARRVKETGKVIGVDMVPEMVDKAKANSEKYGYENVEFKLGEIESLPVEDNSVDIIISNCVINLSPDKDKVFAEAYRVLKSGGKMFVSDIVLLQELPEEIKNNKELLSGCVAGALLKDDYVSKIKNAGFAVEILSEDLDISKKQYSGMPLESLKIKAIKN from the coding sequence ATGCAGAATGATGAAGTAAAAAAAATTGTAAAAGAGAGTTATACAAAAATCGCCAAGGGCAGCGGGTATTCTTGCTGCGGGGCGAAAAAGGAACAGGAAAGAATTGCCGAAGAAATCGGCTATGCCAAAGAAGATATCGCCAAATTTTCCGAAGCGAATTTGGGACTGGGTTGCGGCAATCCGGTGGCTATGGCGGAAATGAAAGAAGGGGATGTTGTTTTGGATTTGGGATCAGGCGCGGGATTCGATTGTTTTCTGGCAGCCAGAAGAGTGAAAGAAACAGGCAAAGTGATTGGGGTGGATATGGTTCCGGAAATGGTGGACAAAGCCAAAGCGAACAGCGAAAAATATGGATACGAAAATGTTGAATTTAAACTAGGCGAGATTGAAAGCTTGCCGGTGGAAGATAATTCGGTGGATATAATTATCAGCAACTGCGTGATTAATTTATCACCTGACAAAGATAAAGTTTTTGCCGAAGCTTATCGAGTTTTAAAAAGCGGAGGAAAAATGTTTGTTTCCGATATTGTTCTGCTTCAGGAATTGCCGGAAGAAATTAAAAATAATAAAGAACTTTTATCCGGCTGTGTAGCAGGAGCGCTTCTCAAAGATGACTATGTTTCAAAAATTAAAAATGCCGGTTTTGCAGTCGAAATACTTTCGGAAGATTTGGATATCAGCAAAAAACAATATTCCGGCATGCCGCTGGAAAGTTTGAAAATAAAAGCGATTAAAAATTAA
- a CDS encoding metallophosphoesterase yields MSKKIFIIVLPLLILAIFAVGFFWGRTEIIKKENITKQENVVQKAAEEEVPVNVVQETVVPEIPVIIPEEEKSENSENKFTFAKLGDTQRFNVNDKNGALQKAVAEIKKQNVDFVVSTGDIISGCGSECAEKLKNWKNVMGPLAGKIYVAMGNHDRSDENKSDKVFQDSFNFPTNGPSGYSELVYSFDYKNSHFVFLNSEKPEENLIDSKQRNWLESDLAATRKENKFIFFHAPAYPLSSKIGESLDEHKKDRDALWAIFKKYNVTAVFNGHEHIHSRRNVEGIWQFDFGNTDSFDHELPKSGADFSYRGQAFGIVEVNGRNIKVKTISVDGKIINEFSFSK; encoded by the coding sequence ATGAGTAAAAAAATTTTTATTATTGTTTTGCCTTTACTGATACTGGCAATTTTTGCCGTTGGTTTTTTTTGGGGGCGCACTGAAATAATAAAAAAAGAAAATATTACGAAGCAGGAAAATGTTGTCCAAAAAGCAGCCGAAGAAGAGGTGCCGGTCAATGTGGTTCAGGAAACAGTCGTGCCGGAAATCCCTGTTATTATTCCGGAAGAAGAAAAAAGTGAAAATTCAGAAAATAAATTTACGTTTGCAAAACTCGGAGACACGCAAAGATTCAACGTGAACGATAAAAACGGAGCATTGCAGAAAGCTGTTGCAGAAATAAAAAAGCAAAACGTTGATTTTGTGGTTTCAACAGGAGACATCATTTCCGGTTGCGGATCTGAATGCGCGGAAAAATTAAAAAACTGGAAAAATGTTATGGGTCCTTTGGCGGGGAAAATATATGTGGCTATGGGTAATCATGACAGATCTGATGAAAATAAATCCGACAAAGTTTTTCAGGATTCTTTCAATTTTCCAACCAATGGTCCAAGCGGTTATTCTGAATTAGTCTATTCTTTCGACTATAAAAATTCCCACTTCGTTTTTCTCAATAGTGAAAAACCGGAAGAAAATTTGATTGATTCCAAGCAGCGCAATTGGCTGGAAAGTGATTTGGCAGCGACGCGGAAGGAGAATAAATTTATTTTTTTCCATGCCCCGGCCTATCCGCTCAGCAGCAAGATTGGTGAAAGTCTGGATGAGCATAAGAAAGACCGGGATGCGCTTTGGGCCATCTTCAAAAAATATAACGTGACGGCCGTTTTCAATGGCCATGAGCATATTCATAGTCGCAGAAATGTTGAGGGTATTTGGCAATTTGATTTTGGCAATACAGACTCTTTTGATCATGAATTGCCAAAATCAGGGGCGGATTTCTCTTATAGAGGACAAGCTTTCGGAATTGTGGAAGTTAATGGAAGAAACATTAAGGTTAAAACCATTTCCGTGGATGGAAAAATCATCAATGAATTTTCTTTTTCCAAGTAA
- a CDS encoding PD-(D/E)XK nuclease family protein — protein sequence MSEYYNPNRDASWNYGGKNWKLSRSKIDLFLECPRCFYLDNKLGVKRVPGFPFSINSAVDYLLKQEFDSYRVKNEQHPLQKEYGIDARPMSHAELDEWRRNFGGVKYLHEPTELLVTGAIDDLWINGKEEYIVVDYKATAKDEAVKALDKEWQNGYKRQMEIYQWLLRQNGLKVSDTGYFVYCTGKMDRQAFDKKIEFDINLIEHKGDDSWVEKTLFEIKKCLDSDRIPKSGADCDHCAYWNARNKIEK from the coding sequence ATGTCTGAATATTATAATCCAAACAGGGATGCTTCCTGGAACTACGGAGGAAAAAATTGGAAATTGAGCCGATCAAAAATCGATTTGTTTCTGGAATGTCCGAGATGTTTTTATCTGGACAACAAACTGGGTGTGAAACGAGTGCCAGGATTTCCGTTTTCCATAAACAGTGCAGTGGACTATCTTTTGAAGCAGGAATTCGATTCCTATCGGGTAAAAAATGAGCAGCATCCTCTGCAGAAAGAATATGGCATTGATGCCCGGCCGATGTCGCATGCCGAACTTGATGAGTGGCGGAGAAATTTCGGCGGCGTGAAATATCTGCATGAACCGACCGAACTTCTGGTTACAGGCGCGATTGACGATTTGTGGATCAATGGTAAAGAAGAATACATTGTCGTTGACTACAAGGCGACAGCCAAGGATGAAGCAGTCAAAGCTCTGGACAAGGAATGGCAAAATGGCTACAAGCGCCAAATGGAAATCTATCAGTGGCTCTTGCGTCAGAATGGCCTGAAAGTTTCCGATACCGGCTATTTTGTTTATTGCACAGGTAAAATGGACCGACAGGCTTTTGATAAAAAAATAGAGTTTGATATTAATTTGATTGAACATAAGGGCGATGATTCCTGGGTGGAAAAAACGCTTTTTGAAATCAAAAAATGCCTGGACAGCGATCGGATTCCAAAATCAGGAGCGGATTGCGACCATTGTGCCTATTGGAACGCCAGAAATAAAATAGAAAAATAA
- a CDS encoding tryptophan-rich sensory protein — protein sequence MNNAYNWYSTLIKPSWSPPSWIFGPVWTVLYIIIAFTFGTVFLKTFTGKLPWMVALPFALNLVFNFAFTPLQFGLKNNYLAAGDILLVLGTLIWALIAIWPHYRWIVYANVPYFLWVSFATVLQLTITYLNLGK from the coding sequence ATGAACAACGCATACAATTGGTATTCAACTTTAATAAAGCCATCCTGGTCTCCGCCCAGCTGGATTTTCGGTCCCGTCTGGACAGTTTTATATATCATCATAGCGTTCACATTCGGGACGGTTTTTTTGAAAACTTTCACCGGCAAATTGCCTTGGATGGTGGCTTTGCCCTTTGCGCTCAATCTGGTTTTCAATTTTGCTTTCACTCCTTTACAGTTCGGACTCAAAAATAACTATCTGGCTGCGGGCGACATTCTGCTGGTTTTGGGAACTCTTATTTGGGCGCTGATCGCTATCTGGCCGCATTATCGCTGGATTGTCTATGCTAATGTTCCTTATTTTCTCTGGGTTTCTTTTGCTACAGTCTTGCAGCTGACAATAACTTATCTGAATTTAGGCAAATAA
- a CDS encoding pyrimidine dimer DNA glycosylase/endonuclease V: MRVWDIHPKHLCRKHLLAEHRELHGLWNILTKHGGKGGYSRHPETLRWVGKQKALFERHETLIREFLRRGYHHHSPLDKKLAVGQGGQKVFINTIAEQKIILRKKPCDCFLHLK, translated from the coding sequence ATGCGGGTTTGGGACATACATCCAAAACATCTTTGCCGGAAACACCTTTTGGCGGAACACAGGGAACTTCATGGTCTTTGGAATATTCTGACCAAGCACGGCGGAAAAGGCGGATATTCCCGCCATCCGGAAACGCTCCGATGGGTCGGCAAACAGAAGGCGCTTTTTGAAAGGCACGAGACCCTGATCCGGGAATTTTTGCGGCGCGGCTATCATCATCATTCTCCCTTGGACAAAAAACTGGCTGTCGGACAAGGCGGACAAAAAGTTTTCATCAACACCATTGCGGAGCAGAAAATAATTCTCCGCAAGAAACCCTGTGACTGCTTCCTGCATCTCAAATAA
- a CDS encoding lipoprotein produces the protein MKKNLILPVLILVAVFVLSGCGQKSETSSGSKTNSGETSAKEDAKAGGIADICNYFPKEIVESALGKSIAKVEKSDLVDPTCYYYTKYEDGYEKSYSGAKKPGGPKIVVVYDTKDFAKDRISNEKGGSKYTNDSSIGMDNFVVRNNVNKIWLVALSLGDDKYIRMKAIDDAVTGEELVKIAKKFAEKIQSAK, from the coding sequence ATGAAAAAAAATCTTATTTTACCAGTATTAATTTTAGTAGCAGTTTTTGTTCTTTCGGGTTGCGGGCAAAAAAGCGAAACTTCTTCCGGTTCAAAAACGAACAGCGGTGAAACTAGCGCCAAAGAAGATGCAAAAGCGGGTGGCATTGCGGATATTTGCAATTATTTTCCGAAAGAGATAGTGGAAAGCGCCTTGGGAAAATCAATCGCTAAAGTCGAAAAATCAGATCTTGTTGATCCAACTTGCTATTATTACACTAAGTATGAAGATGGCTATGAAAAGAGTTATTCCGGAGCCAAGAAACCGGGCGGACCAAAAATCGTAGTTGTATATGACACTAAAGATTTTGCCAAAGACAGAATTTCAAATGAAAAGGGCGGCAGTAAATACACGAATGATTCTTCCATTGGCATGGATAATTTCGTGGTCCGCAATAATGTGAACAAAATCTGGCTGGTTGCTCTGTCATTGGGCGATGACAAATATATCAGAATGAAAGCTATTGATGATGCGGTGACTGGAGAAGAACTAGTCAAAATTGCCAAAAAATTTGCAGAAAAAATCCAAAGTGCAAAATAA